One Microbacterium sp. zg-B96 genomic region harbors:
- a CDS encoding substrate-binding domain-containing protein — protein sequence MTDPIPALLAAERRAHILATMQRDGAVRISQLTEELGAAAVTLRRDLAQLEQEGLLVRVHGGAIAASGQPTTTPVPVAVDAGSIAVLVPSLNYYWPGVVRGMESAARRRGLRLQLRGASYELQDERPVLERLVRSGDVRGLIVAPNTDTPHAQDVIQWLADCGTPSVLVERDGIVQPEGVPAESVTTDHALGAVLAARHLAALGHRKVGLVLSRNSPTSRKIAAGWAAACDELGLTPAEHIESTLPDRGSAEFSAAVDATLDQALGTGVTALLVHSDPEAMAFVDLAFNRGISVPEDLSIIAYDDEVAELFTPALTAIAPPRVSVGEAAVELLSSRLAHPTQAARRVILNPRLRVRGSTAAPRSTERPA from the coding sequence ATGACCGATCCCATACCCGCACTGCTTGCCGCCGAACGCCGAGCCCACATCCTGGCGACGATGCAGCGAGACGGTGCGGTGCGCATCTCCCAGCTGACCGAGGAGCTGGGCGCGGCCGCGGTGACCCTGCGCCGAGACCTGGCGCAGCTGGAGCAGGAGGGCCTGCTGGTCCGCGTGCACGGCGGTGCCATCGCGGCATCCGGTCAGCCCACCACCACCCCGGTACCCGTCGCCGTCGACGCCGGATCGATCGCCGTGCTCGTCCCGTCGCTGAACTACTACTGGCCGGGGGTCGTGCGGGGCATGGAGTCGGCCGCGCGCCGGCGCGGCCTGCGCCTCCAGCTGCGCGGTGCGTCATACGAGCTGCAGGATGAGCGCCCCGTGCTGGAGCGGCTGGTGCGCAGCGGCGACGTGCGAGGGCTCATCGTCGCCCCGAACACCGACACCCCGCATGCCCAGGACGTCATTCAGTGGCTCGCCGACTGCGGCACCCCGAGCGTGCTGGTCGAACGGGACGGGATCGTGCAACCCGAGGGGGTGCCCGCCGAATCGGTCACGACCGATCACGCGCTGGGCGCCGTGCTCGCCGCGCGCCACCTCGCCGCGCTCGGGCATCGCAAGGTGGGGCTCGTGCTCTCGCGCAACTCCCCCACGTCGCGCAAGATCGCCGCCGGCTGGGCGGCGGCATGCGACGAGCTCGGGCTCACGCCGGCCGAGCACATCGAATCGACCCTTCCCGACCGGGGCAGCGCGGAGTTCTCCGCCGCCGTGGACGCCACCCTCGACCAGGCGCTGGGCACCGGCGTGACGGCGCTGCTGGTGCATTCGGATCCCGAGGCGATGGCGTTCGTCGACCTCGCTTTCAACCGAGGCATCTCGGTGCCGGAGGATCTGTCGATCATCGCGTACGACGACGAGGTCGCCGAGCTGTTCACCCCGGCGCTGACGGCGATCGCCCCGCCGCGGGTGAGTGTGGGCGAGGCGGCGGTGGAGCTGCTGTCCTCCCGCCTGGCCCACCCCACCCAGGCTGCCCGACGGGTCATCCTCAACCCGCGGCTGCGCGTGCGCGGGTCCACCGCCGCGCCACGCTCCACAGAGCGACCGGCATGA
- a CDS encoding carbohydrate ABC transporter permease, with translation MTELLVPAEDRRALRKLAADPSPGPRKTDTRTPLQRVGRVALYTALLVAAAGLLLPFFWMVMSSLKTANEVFSVPVQWIPEVFVWQNYLDIWTESNMLVWMRNTLLLAVVVTFLQVLTGSFAAYGFARIRFPGRDILFLCYIGTIAVPWQSYMIPQFILLSDFRVANTLWAIILIQAFGAFGVFLMKQFYETIPEDLSEAARLDGLSEYGIWRRIMLPLSVPAIASLSLLTFTSTWNDYLGPLIYLRDPELWTIQLGLKSFVSNLYDTDYALLFAGLTISVIPIAIIFLLGQKYFVEGIATSGMKG, from the coding sequence ATGACCGAGCTGCTCGTCCCCGCCGAGGACCGCCGCGCCCTCCGCAAGCTCGCGGCCGACCCCTCACCCGGCCCGCGCAAGACCGACACCAGGACACCGCTGCAGCGTGTCGGCCGGGTCGCGCTGTACACCGCGCTCCTCGTTGCCGCCGCAGGGCTCCTGCTCCCATTCTTCTGGATGGTCATGAGTTCGCTGAAGACCGCGAACGAGGTCTTCAGCGTGCCGGTGCAGTGGATCCCCGAGGTCTTCGTCTGGCAGAACTACCTCGACATCTGGACCGAGTCGAACATGCTCGTCTGGATGCGCAACACGCTGCTGCTGGCCGTCGTCGTGACCTTCCTCCAGGTGCTCACCGGCTCGTTCGCCGCCTATGGGTTCGCTCGCATCCGCTTCCCTGGTCGCGACATCCTGTTCCTCTGCTACATCGGCACCATCGCGGTGCCGTGGCAGTCGTACATGATCCCGCAGTTCATCCTGCTGTCCGACTTTCGGGTGGCCAACACCCTGTGGGCGATCATCCTCATCCAGGCGTTCGGCGCGTTCGGCGTGTTCCTGATGAAGCAGTTCTACGAGACGATCCCCGAGGACCTGTCGGAAGCGGCGCGGCTGGACGGCCTGAGCGAATACGGCATCTGGCGACGCATCATGCTGCCGCTGTCGGTCCCCGCGATCGCGAGCCTGTCGCTGCTGACGTTCACCAGTACCTGGAACGACTACCTCGGGCCGCTGATCTACCTGCGCGACCCGGAATTGTGGACGATCCAGCTGGGGCTCAAGAGCTTCGTCAGCAATCTCTACGACACCGACTACGCGCTGCTGTTCGCTGGTCTGACGATCTCGGTCATCCCGATCGCGATCATCTTCCTGCTCGGGCAGAAGTACTTCGTCGAGGGCATCGCGACAAGCGGCATGAAGGGCTGA
- a CDS encoding heparinase II/III-family protein: MSVELSPTAFTGPLHLLFGSSTAMLRPTGSALPVPPASDRATWAPESGTVDSSAVAEILAAARADIGTVWPQTMASAAARVHRDGDRDQWEQQHYARQRRLSRAAVAAAVTLEDRFVDEVADGIWQLAEQSSWCWPAHDDTMQRHGSVLATVTDPFLDLGAGEVVGQLAWLDHLLAEQLDRRYPGIRARIRHEARLRVIEPFLRRRDWHWLGLDGHVHNWSPWIHGNVLVAALALIDDGPQRDDVVRLVVEGIDRYVAVLPDDGAIDEGYAYWWNGACRALEALDILAFATDGTWDGAPGVPALRETVAFPHRMHLGGPWYVNLADGPARPPAHQPWHALHRAARAVGDDAARAHAAAHRHPGAPAATEHEGFGRLLRGLTDTAWLDARPQRSPLPADVWLPSTQVLLARPAAGSCAGLTVVAKGGHNGENHNHNDVGSFIVASDGVPVVVDAGRPTYTAQTFGPDRYAIWTMQSSWHNVPEIAGAPQAVGAEHAASDVAVDIAPHTSRLQLELSGAYAQADAGSWHRTVALDRGSGAVHVDDRWTTGAPGSTLHLLLAGEVTAAAGEARVIPPDPARPVRISWPSDAAYVLEVRNLDDPMLSEVWGAHLTRLEIVLDDRNALRVTIEQDSPDEDDHR; this comes from the coding sequence GTGAGCGTGGAGCTGAGCCCCACGGCATTCACCGGTCCGCTGCACCTGCTCTTCGGCAGCAGCACCGCGATGCTCCGCCCCACCGGGAGCGCCCTGCCCGTGCCGCCGGCCTCAGACCGGGCGACCTGGGCGCCCGAGAGCGGCACCGTCGATTCGAGCGCGGTGGCCGAGATCCTCGCCGCTGCCCGCGCCGACATCGGCACCGTGTGGCCGCAGACGATGGCCAGTGCGGCCGCGCGGGTGCACCGCGACGGCGACCGCGACCAGTGGGAGCAGCAGCACTATGCGAGGCAACGTCGGCTCAGCCGTGCTGCCGTCGCCGCCGCCGTCACGCTCGAGGACCGCTTCGTCGACGAGGTGGCGGACGGCATCTGGCAGTTGGCGGAACAGTCGTCGTGGTGCTGGCCGGCCCACGACGACACGATGCAGCGGCACGGGAGCGTCCTGGCGACCGTCACCGACCCGTTCCTCGATCTCGGAGCCGGCGAAGTCGTGGGGCAGCTGGCCTGGCTCGACCACCTTCTCGCCGAGCAGCTCGACCGGCGCTACCCCGGCATCAGGGCTCGCATCCGACACGAAGCCCGGCTGCGCGTGATCGAGCCGTTCCTGCGCCGTCGGGACTGGCATTGGCTGGGACTGGACGGCCATGTCCACAACTGGAGCCCGTGGATCCACGGCAACGTGCTGGTCGCAGCTCTCGCCCTGATCGACGACGGCCCCCAGCGTGATGACGTGGTGCGGCTGGTCGTCGAGGGCATCGACCGCTACGTCGCGGTGCTGCCTGACGACGGCGCCATCGACGAGGGCTATGCGTACTGGTGGAACGGGGCCTGCCGAGCACTCGAAGCGCTCGACATCCTCGCCTTCGCGACAGACGGAACATGGGATGGCGCACCGGGCGTCCCCGCGTTGCGTGAGACGGTCGCCTTCCCGCATCGCATGCACCTGGGCGGGCCCTGGTACGTCAACCTCGCCGACGGTCCGGCACGTCCCCCCGCACACCAGCCGTGGCATGCGCTGCACCGTGCGGCGCGCGCCGTCGGCGACGACGCCGCCCGCGCTCACGCCGCTGCCCACCGCCATCCCGGTGCGCCTGCCGCAACCGAGCACGAGGGATTCGGACGGCTGCTGCGCGGTCTCACCGACACCGCCTGGCTCGACGCACGGCCACAGCGATCCCCCCTTCCGGCGGACGTCTGGTTGCCCTCGACGCAGGTGCTGCTCGCGCGGCCCGCCGCCGGTTCCTGCGCCGGCCTGACGGTCGTTGCCAAGGGCGGGCACAACGGCGAGAACCACAACCACAACGACGTCGGCTCGTTCATCGTCGCTTCCGACGGTGTGCCCGTCGTCGTCGACGCCGGCCGCCCCACGTACACCGCTCAGACGTTCGGCCCGGACCGCTATGCGATCTGGACGATGCAGAGCAGCTGGCACAACGTGCCCGAGATCGCCGGTGCGCCGCAGGCGGTCGGCGCCGAGCACGCGGCATCCGACGTCGCCGTCGACATCGCCCCGCACACCTCCCGGCTGCAGCTCGAACTGTCCGGCGCGTACGCGCAGGCGGATGCCGGTTCCTGGCACCGCACCGTTGCGCTGGATCGCGGCAGCGGAGCGGTCCATGTCGACGACCGCTGGACCACCGGCGCACCCGGCTCGACGCTGCACCTGCTGCTGGCCGGCGAGGTCACCGCCGCCGCGGGCGAGGCCCGGGTGATCCCGCCGGACCCCGCCCGCCCGGTCCGCATCTCGTGGCCGAGCGATGCCGCATACGTGCTGGAGGTGCGCAACCTCGACGATCCGATGCTCTCCGAGGTGTGGGGCGCGCACCTGACACGACTCGAAATCGTCCTGGATGACCGCAACGCACTGCGAGTCACGATAGAACAGGACTCACCAGACGAGGACGACCACCGATGA
- a CDS encoding sugar ABC transporter permease, with protein MTTAAATKAGRPEPSQRRRRSKLTLRNTLLGWSFILPNFLGFATLTLVPVVTLFYMSMTNWNVFGTATWVGFANFERLIGDGSFRISFWNTIYYAALHIPLTIVASLGLALLLNNKLRGVAFFRTAAFLPYITSIVAIAVVWNLLFSPDYGPINQILRAVGMANPPGWLTSSDWAMPAVVIVSTWRDMGYYMILFLAGLQTVPRELYEAARVDGAGAWQRFRNVTIPCLRPTMFFVTVMLTINSFKIFDLILVMTDGGPGQSTSVISQFIYRKGFEENQFGYASSAAVVLFFLCIGVTIFQFIWNKRRNV; from the coding sequence ATGACCACCGCCGCCGCCACGAAGGCCGGCCGCCCCGAGCCGTCGCAGCGTCGCCGCAGATCGAAGCTGACACTGCGCAACACGCTGCTGGGGTGGAGCTTCATCCTCCCCAACTTCCTCGGCTTCGCCACCCTCACCCTCGTGCCCGTCGTCACGCTGTTCTACATGTCGATGACGAACTGGAACGTCTTCGGCACCGCGACCTGGGTGGGCTTCGCCAACTTCGAGCGACTGATCGGGGACGGCAGCTTCCGGATCTCGTTCTGGAACACCATCTACTACGCCGCCCTGCACATCCCGCTGACGATCGTCGCGTCGCTCGGACTCGCACTGCTGCTGAACAACAAGCTGCGTGGCGTGGCGTTCTTCCGTACCGCCGCGTTCCTGCCCTACATCACGTCCATCGTCGCGATCGCGGTGGTGTGGAACCTGCTGTTCAGCCCTGACTACGGCCCCATCAACCAGATCCTGCGCGCCGTCGGCATGGCCAACCCGCCCGGATGGCTCACCTCGTCGGACTGGGCCATGCCCGCCGTGGTCATCGTGAGCACGTGGCGCGACATGGGGTACTACATGATCCTGTTCCTCGCCGGCCTGCAGACAGTGCCACGGGAGCTGTACGAAGCGGCCCGCGTGGACGGTGCCGGGGCGTGGCAGCGGTTCCGCAATGTCACCATTCCGTGCCTGCGCCCGACGATGTTCTTCGTCACCGTCATGCTGACCATCAACTCGTTCAAGATCTTCGATCTCATCCTCGTGATGACCGATGGCGGGCCGGGGCAGTCCACGTCCGTGATCTCCCAGTTCATCTATCGCAAGGGGTTCGAGGAGAACCAGTTCGGCTACGCCTCCTCGGCCGCCGTCGTGCTGTTCTTCCTGTGCATCGGCGTGACCATCTTCCAGTTCATCTGGAACAAGCGGAGGAATGTCTGA
- a CDS encoding extracellular solute-binding protein — MKRKFAAATAVAVMASLTLAGCSGEAEPAVTTEEGPVTLTLSGWSLATTPEFQVLADAFHEKNPDVTVELKEYDSAEYNTLVTADLAAGVGPDIITQKEVKFVTTFQEGGQLLDVSDVELPDGVGGASSYEIDDKAYGVPYRQDRWVLFYNKALFDTAGVDYPDGSWTWDDYADAAAAISESGTAKGAYQHRWQSTVQGFASAQEGTDVLSGEFGYFADYYDRVLDMQDAGAQIDFNTSSANQLTYQGEFGMQKAAMLPMGTWYTATLIAQQAAGEADTFEWGIAPIPQADAKTTGTDNTPLTFGDPTGLSINAGIDEGKVEAAKEFLAFAASLEAAELLAEIGITPAVADETVTEAYFAVEGAPTDDLSKFAWSTGEVAPENPTSNKTATIQNILLDMHTAILSGSTPVEQAIKDAEARFENEVQVD; from the coding sequence ATGAAGCGCAAGTTTGCAGCCGCGACGGCAGTAGCCGTCATGGCCAGCCTGACGTTGGCCGGGTGCAGCGGGGAGGCCGAACCCGCGGTCACCACCGAAGAAGGCCCCGTCACCCTCACCCTCTCGGGATGGAGCCTGGCCACGACGCCGGAGTTCCAGGTCCTCGCCGACGCCTTCCACGAGAAGAACCCCGACGTCACCGTCGAGCTCAAGGAGTACGACTCCGCCGAGTACAACACGCTGGTCACCGCCGACCTCGCCGCCGGTGTCGGCCCCGACATCATCACCCAGAAGGAAGTGAAGTTCGTCACCACCTTCCAGGAGGGTGGCCAGCTGCTCGACGTGTCCGACGTCGAGCTGCCCGACGGCGTCGGCGGCGCATCGTCGTACGAGATCGACGACAAGGCGTACGGCGTCCCGTATCGCCAGGACCGCTGGGTGCTGTTCTACAACAAGGCGCTGTTCGACACCGCAGGCGTGGACTACCCCGACGGCAGCTGGACGTGGGACGACTACGCAGACGCCGCCGCCGCCATCTCCGAATCGGGCACCGCAAAGGGCGCCTACCAGCACCGCTGGCAGTCGACCGTGCAGGGCTTCGCCAGCGCGCAGGAGGGCACTGACGTGCTCTCCGGCGAGTTCGGCTACTTCGCGGACTACTACGACCGTGTCCTGGACATGCAGGATGCCGGCGCGCAGATCGACTTCAACACCTCCAGCGCCAACCAGCTCACCTACCAGGGCGAGTTCGGCATGCAGAAGGCAGCGATGCTGCCGATGGGCACGTGGTACACCGCGACGCTCATCGCGCAGCAGGCCGCAGGTGAGGCAGACACCTTCGAGTGGGGCATCGCACCGATCCCGCAGGCGGATGCGAAGACCACCGGCACCGACAACACCCCGCTGACCTTCGGCGACCCGACCGGTTTGTCGATCAACGCCGGCATCGACGAGGGCAAGGTGGAGGCAGCGAAGGAGTTCCTCGCCTTCGCCGCAAGCCTTGAGGCAGCCGAGCTGCTCGCCGAGATCGGCATCACCCCGGCCGTCGCGGACGAGACCGTCACCGAGGCGTACTTCGCCGTGGAGGGTGCCCCCACCGACGACCTGTCGAAGTTCGCCTGGTCCACCGGTGAGGTGGCGCCGGAGAACCCGACGTCCAACAAGACCGCGACGATCCAGAACATCCTCCTGGACATGCACACCGCGATCCTGTCCGGATCGACCCCGGTGGAGCAGGCCATCAAGGACGCCGAAGCCCGCTTCGAGAACGAGGTCCAGGTCGACTGA
- a CDS encoding DUF2264 domain-containing protein: MASEHPNTTSGDWSRDEWIARADAMLAAARSHATPGAGRIEFPGAEGGYGHAVDGLEGFARTFLLAGFRIAGARGEGVDDLIAFYARGIATGVDPDAADRWVRMDEHAQAKVEAASIALILDLTRPWIWERLDAITQQRVIDYFAPVVGDDTYPQTNWVWFRIVVQTFLRSVGGPWSATDIAADLARHDSFVREDGWLSDGDERSYDHYIGWALHVYPILWSRMSGAGELAAGRTAGDVARLDRFLTDALDLIGGDGSPLIQGRSLIYRFAAAAVYWVGVMAEVPSHSLGRLRRAAASIVAHFADHAAPDADGILTMGWHDQWRPLAQSYSGPGSPYWAVKGFIGISLPADHPVWAAPAEPLPVAEGDLLTAIASPGWIVSGTRADGIVRIVNHGTDHARPDALVADSPLYARIGYSTAAAPLVDERAWIEPLEQSVALVDADGRGTHRTAMRLLEARVQDDADGRIGIASSTWDAHWVTPAPTAQRHGSGLAGTVEIAGRLTVHSLVRGSGEVRIATVDALASGQDAASLRLRIGGWAIAGDAPRGGSDTTGAWAGCNGRVSGIRSLTDGTAALVARDDASPLGSRALVPVTEHPVRVGVPTIVIIDLAGGDEPAATSATVSLDGRTATVDWPDGRRTVTRLSDPESPDATRHHEARSGASNAIAKEQYA; this comes from the coding sequence GTGGCTTCCGAGCACCCGAACACCACGAGCGGCGACTGGAGCCGCGATGAGTGGATCGCCCGCGCCGACGCGATGCTCGCCGCCGCCCGCAGCCACGCCACGCCCGGCGCGGGGCGCATCGAGTTCCCCGGCGCCGAAGGCGGCTACGGCCACGCCGTCGACGGGCTCGAAGGTTTCGCCCGCACCTTCCTGCTCGCGGGCTTCCGCATCGCCGGCGCCCGCGGCGAAGGCGTTGACGACCTGATCGCGTTCTATGCGCGCGGCATCGCCACCGGTGTCGACCCGGATGCCGCCGACCGGTGGGTGCGCATGGACGAGCACGCGCAGGCGAAGGTCGAGGCGGCATCCATCGCGCTCATCCTGGACCTCACCCGACCGTGGATCTGGGAGCGCCTGGACGCCATCACGCAGCAGCGCGTCATCGACTACTTCGCGCCCGTCGTCGGCGACGACACCTACCCGCAGACCAACTGGGTGTGGTTCCGCATCGTCGTGCAGACCTTCCTCCGCTCGGTCGGCGGCCCCTGGTCCGCCACCGACATCGCCGCCGACCTCGCCCGCCATGACTCGTTCGTGCGGGAGGACGGGTGGCTCTCCGACGGCGACGAACGCTCGTACGACCACTACATCGGCTGGGCGCTGCACGTGTACCCGATCCTGTGGTCGCGCATGTCGGGGGCCGGTGAGCTCGCCGCAGGCCGCACCGCCGGCGATGTCGCACGCCTCGACCGTTTCCTCACCGACGCGCTCGACCTCATCGGCGGCGACGGCTCGCCGCTGATCCAGGGCCGCAGCCTCATCTACCGCTTCGCCGCCGCCGCGGTCTACTGGGTGGGCGTGATGGCCGAGGTGCCTTCGCACTCGCTGGGCCGGCTGCGCCGCGCCGCCGCCTCGATCGTCGCGCACTTCGCCGACCACGCCGCACCCGACGCCGACGGCATCCTCACCATGGGGTGGCACGACCAGTGGCGTCCGCTCGCGCAGTCGTACTCCGGTCCCGGCTCGCCCTATTGGGCCGTCAAGGGATTCATCGGCATCTCCCTGCCGGCCGACCACCCGGTGTGGGCGGCCCCGGCCGAGCCACTGCCGGTCGCCGAGGGCGACCTGCTCACCGCGATCGCTTCGCCCGGATGGATCGTCTCGGGTACCCGCGCCGACGGCATCGTGCGCATCGTCAACCACGGCACCGATCACGCCCGCCCGGACGCGCTCGTCGCCGACTCGCCGCTGTACGCCCGCATCGGGTACTCCACCGCCGCCGCACCGCTGGTCGACGAGCGCGCCTGGATCGAACCGCTGGAGCAATCCGTTGCGCTCGTCGATGCCGACGGTCGTGGCACGCACCGCACCGCCATGCGGCTGCTCGAGGCCCGCGTGCAGGACGACGCGGACGGACGCATCGGCATCGCCTCATCCACGTGGGACGCCCACTGGGTGACCCCGGCGCCCACCGCGCAGCGCCACGGCTCCGGTCTGGCAGGCACCGTCGAGATCGCCGGCCGACTGACCGTGCATTCGCTCGTCCGAGGTTCCGGGGAGGTGCGCATCGCGACGGTGGACGCACTCGCATCCGGTCAGGATGCCGCGTCCTTGCGGTTGCGCATCGGCGGTTGGGCGATCGCAGGCGATGCGCCGCGCGGCGGGTCGGACACCACCGGCGCCTGGGCGGGGTGCAATGGCCGCGTCAGCGGCATCCGCTCGCTCACCGACGGCACCGCGGCGCTGGTCGCCCGTGACGACGCGAGCCCGCTGGGGTCCCGCGCACTCGTGCCCGTGACCGAGCATCCGGTGCGCGTAGGCGTGCCCACCATCGTGATCATCGACCTTGCCGGCGGTGACGAGCCTGCGGCCACCTCCGCGACGGTCTCGCTCGACGGCCGTACGGCCACGGTGGATTGGCCCGACGGCCGACGCACCGTGACCCGTCTCTCAGACCCCGAGTCGCCCGATGCGACCCGGCACCACGAAGCCCGAAGTGGGGCCTCGAACGCAATCGCAAAGGAGCAATACGCATGA
- a CDS encoding acyltransferase, protein MIDRHEHSPWDFWSTAGAEAQTAQRRLQSDLVGSHPGWAFGDECFVSELAAVDADTLTLGDRSYIAAGAYLTGTLQIGADCSINPYTVVRGTVSFGDAVRMGAHSSVLGFNHSMAPGTPVFRQPLRSDGVRIGDDVWIGSHVVVLDGVTVGDHAVLAAGAVVTKDVPSGAIVGGNPARLLRWRLEPASAASPLAERLRDFAATARAEAPALLARARDTGTGLFVDRPGAPVTVRAQGDAIEIADLLLGSPPPGTERAGLVALLQGWQDAATGAVPPLDAAGPTDWADDDTAYHALSIGYALDLLGARFRHPLAVITAATPTSIVERLQALPWTTDPWNAGHHVDALGTALLWTKRRGDIVPRGVEEALFGWLVTHADPRSGMWGEPPADLGLLPVVNGFYRAARGTFAQHGVPVPYPEAVVDTVLRHARDDRWLHPARRDACTVLDIAHPLWLTRDRGYRTTQTRDLAEDLLHHALDNWHPGAGMAFRAEATDPGLQGTEMWLAIIWYLADLLGVSDALGYRPRGVHRPEPAPLP, encoded by the coding sequence ATGATCGACCGTCACGAGCACTCCCCCTGGGACTTCTGGAGCACCGCCGGCGCCGAAGCGCAGACCGCGCAGCGCAGGCTGCAGTCCGATCTCGTCGGCTCGCACCCCGGCTGGGCGTTCGGCGACGAGTGCTTCGTCTCGGAACTGGCCGCAGTCGACGCGGACACCCTGACCCTCGGCGATCGCTCCTACATCGCCGCCGGCGCCTACCTCACCGGCACGCTGCAGATCGGTGCGGACTGCTCGATCAACCCCTACACCGTGGTGCGCGGTACGGTCAGCTTCGGCGATGCCGTGCGGATGGGCGCGCACAGCTCGGTGCTCGGCTTCAACCACTCGATGGCGCCGGGCACCCCGGTGTTCCGCCAGCCGCTGCGCAGCGACGGCGTGCGGATCGGCGACGACGTGTGGATCGGCTCACACGTCGTGGTGCTCGACGGCGTCACGGTCGGCGACCATGCGGTGCTCGCCGCCGGCGCGGTGGTGACCAAGGACGTACCGTCCGGCGCCATCGTCGGCGGCAACCCGGCCCGACTGCTGCGGTGGCGTCTCGAGCCGGCGTCCGCCGCGTCGCCGCTGGCCGAACGCCTGCGCGATTTCGCCGCCACCGCCCGCGCAGAGGCTCCGGCGCTGCTGGCACGCGCGCGTGATACCGGCACCGGTCTGTTCGTCGACCGTCCCGGTGCCCCGGTGACGGTGCGCGCGCAGGGCGATGCGATCGAGATCGCGGATCTGCTGCTGGGTTCGCCACCACCGGGCACCGAGCGCGCAGGGCTCGTGGCACTCCTGCAAGGCTGGCAGGATGCCGCGACCGGGGCCGTCCCACCCCTTGATGCAGCGGGGCCCACTGACTGGGCAGACGACGACACGGCCTACCACGCGCTCAGCATCGGCTACGCGCTCGACCTGCTGGGTGCCCGCTTCCGGCATCCGCTCGCCGTGATCACCGCCGCGACACCGACCTCGATCGTCGAGCGGCTGCAGGCCCTGCCCTGGACCACGGATCCCTGGAATGCGGGCCACCATGTCGACGCGCTGGGCACCGCCCTGTTGTGGACCAAGCGCCGCGGGGACATCGTGCCGCGCGGAGTCGAGGAGGCGCTGTTCGGGTGGCTCGTGACCCACGCCGACCCTCGCAGCGGAATGTGGGGCGAGCCACCCGCGGACCTCGGCCTGCTGCCGGTGGTCAACGGCTTCTACCGCGCAGCGCGGGGGACGTTCGCGCAGCACGGCGTGCCCGTGCCGTACCCCGAAGCGGTCGTCGACACGGTGCTGCGGCATGCGCGCGACGACCGGTGGCTGCATCCCGCCCGACGTGATGCCTGCACCGTTCTCGACATCGCACATCCGCTGTGGTTGACCCGTGACCGCGGCTACCGCACCACGCAGACGCGCGACCTCGCGGAGGATCTGCTGCACCATGCCTTGGACAACTGGCATCCGGGCGCCGGAATGGCCTTCCGTGCCGAGGCGACCGACCCGGGGCTGCAGGGCACGGAAATGTGGCTCGCGATCATCTGGTACCTGGCCGATCTGCTCGGTGTCTCGGACGCGTTGGGCTATCGCCCGCGCGGCGTGCACCGGCCCGAGCCCGCTCCGCTGCCGTAA